A window of the Coprobacter fastidiosus genome harbors these coding sequences:
- a CDS encoding polyprenyl synthetase family protein, producing the protein MDKLSIIQQPILDELEILNRTLAETLNTSSPMMNTVVDYFLGTKGKQIRPMLVLLSARLFGKINAVTIDAAAAIELLHNASLIHDDVVDESKQRRGKPTINGVWDNRIAVLVGDYFVSCALKRSISTGILEVINTLGFLGQELAKGEIDQLSIAQDHVLNEEAYFNVIRQKTASLFISCMKMGALSNGASSEAIEQLMVFGEKLGLCFQIKDDTFDYFSDDTIGKPTGNDLREGKVTLPLIFAVRNATDVERDEVMAILRQKELSAKDIDKLTEFAKSHGGIEYAKKVMERLRTEGYAALASFGENPVVTSLKAILDYTIDRTK; encoded by the coding sequence ATGGATAAACTATCTATTATACAGCAGCCTATTCTTGATGAATTGGAGATTCTGAACCGGACTTTGGCAGAGACGTTGAATACAAGCAGTCCGATGATGAATACCGTTGTTGATTATTTTCTCGGAACGAAAGGCAAGCAAATACGTCCTATGTTGGTGTTGTTGAGTGCCCGTTTATTTGGGAAAATCAATGCTGTTACTATCGATGCTGCTGCTGCTATAGAACTTTTGCATAATGCCAGTCTTATACACGATGATGTTGTCGATGAATCGAAGCAACGTCGAGGAAAGCCCACGATTAATGGAGTTTGGGATAATCGTATAGCAGTGCTGGTAGGTGATTATTTTGTCTCTTGTGCGTTGAAGCGTTCTATTTCTACCGGGATTCTGGAGGTTATTAATACGCTGGGATTTTTAGGTCAGGAATTGGCGAAAGGAGAGATCGACCAACTTTCGATAGCTCAAGATCATGTTTTGAATGAAGAAGCCTATTTTAATGTAATCCGTCAGAAAACGGCGTCCTTGTTTATCTCCTGTATGAAAATGGGGGCTTTATCGAATGGTGCATCTTCTGAAGCTATCGAACAATTAATGGTTTTCGGAGAGAAACTGGGGCTTTGTTTTCAGATAAAGGACGATACGTTCGACTATTTTTCGGATGATACTATTGGTAAACCTACCGGAAATGATTTGAGGGAGGGCAAAGTTACTCTACCTTTGATTTTTGCGGTTCGGAATGCTACGGATGTTGAAAGGGATGAGGTAATGGCAATTTTGAGGCAAAAAGAATTATCCGCTAAGGATATCGATAAGTTGACCGAATTTGCAAAATCTCATGGAGGGATAGAGTATGCTAAGAAGGTTATGGAGCGTTTACGAACAGAAGGCTATGCGGCTTTGGCTTCTTTTGGTGAAAATCCCGTTGTGACTTCTCTAAAAGCTATTTTAGATTATACGATCGATAGAACAAAGTAA